The Terriglobales bacterium genome includes a region encoding these proteins:
- the thiL gene encoding thiamine-phosphate kinase has protein sequence MALPERQLIARLRSKVRGKNAILGIGDDCAILRVPTGHEALVTTDFSLEGVHFRREWRSPECIGHRCLARGLSDIAAMGGRPMAAFLSLALPKNVPQRWVDRFFSGLLRLAEKFKVELAGGDTSQSPVGVLADITVVGSVPRGTALRRSGARVGDQIYVTGALGESAAALQLLTQEKIKRRDVFPEPRIAIGDWLVKKGVAGACIDASDGLSTDLAHICEESVVGAVVGAAAIPVHPSAGKLHNALDLALHGGEDYELLFTAAKKARVPAQVADVQITRIGEITSGSTVRLSQNGRTVALSPAGWEHFRRKPEERTRRSRR, from the coding sequence GTGGCTCTTCCTGAACGACAGCTGATCGCGCGGCTTCGAAGTAAGGTTCGCGGTAAGAACGCGATCCTGGGAATCGGGGATGATTGCGCGATTCTGCGTGTGCCCACGGGTCACGAGGCGCTGGTCACGACCGACTTCAGCTTAGAGGGTGTGCATTTCCGGAGGGAGTGGCGGTCGCCGGAGTGCATTGGGCATCGTTGTCTCGCTCGCGGCTTGAGCGACATCGCAGCAATGGGAGGACGTCCGATGGCGGCATTCTTGTCGCTGGCGCTTCCGAAGAATGTTCCTCAGCGCTGGGTGGACCGTTTTTTTTCTGGACTGCTGCGGCTCGCGGAGAAGTTCAAAGTAGAGCTCGCCGGCGGGGATACGTCGCAATCCCCTGTGGGAGTGCTGGCGGATATCACTGTCGTTGGGAGCGTGCCACGAGGTACCGCCCTGCGCCGCTCCGGCGCACGAGTTGGCGATCAGATTTATGTGACCGGCGCGCTTGGAGAATCTGCCGCAGCGCTGCAGTTACTCACGCAGGAGAAGATTAAAAGGCGAGACGTATTTCCCGAACCGAGAATTGCGATCGGTGATTGGCTCGTTAAAAAAGGAGTTGCCGGCGCGTGTATCGATGCCAGTGATGGACTCTCGACCGATCTCGCGCACATCTGCGAAGAAAGTGTGGTGGGAGCCGTCGTGGGCGCCGCAGCAATTCCAGTCCATCCTTCGGCTGGGAAACTGCACAACGCGCTCGACCTGGCGCTTCACGGCGGCGAAGATTACGAACTGTTGTTTACCGCTGCCAAAAAAGCGCGAGTCCCTGCCCAAGTTGCGGACGTCCAAATCACCAGAATCGGAGAAATCACCTCCGGCAGCACCGTTCGACTTTCCCAGAACGGGAGGACTGTTGCGCTGTCCCCCGCGGGATGGGAACATTTTCGGCGAAAACCCGAGGAGCGAAC
- a CDS encoding M23 family metallopeptidase: MRKRYYIMFVARDADGELVKMPIPLHYLYMFVAGALIGMLTITGMAGSYTRMLIKVARFNELRTQKEDLSRNYSKLEQVAKEKDVQVASLGSLASEVSALYGLKTDTEINPTVPEDAQADQIHRSIDQLAVLRNTAMSGVAGAAVAASYNHVGSLTLTDWERLAAAPSLWPVEGIVTGSFGERIDPFNGEGAFHTGVDISSPMGTPIIAPADGIVKATQYVNGYGRTIIIDHGHGISTLYGHLSGYSSTVGESVHRGDVIGFVGSSGRSTGAHLHYEVRIHDTPVNPHKYLRTIWARSGLTGVMTGM; encoded by the coding sequence ATGCGGAAGCGCTATTACATCATGTTTGTCGCGCGAGACGCCGACGGCGAACTCGTGAAGATGCCTATCCCTCTTCACTACCTCTACATGTTCGTCGCAGGCGCGCTCATCGGCATGCTCACCATAACCGGCATGGCCGGCTCCTACACGCGCATGTTGATCAAGGTCGCGAGATTCAACGAGCTGCGCACACAAAAAGAAGATCTAAGCCGCAACTACAGCAAGCTCGAGCAGGTCGCGAAAGAGAAAGACGTTCAGGTCGCATCGTTAGGCTCGCTTGCCAGCGAAGTTTCCGCGCTGTATGGACTCAAGACCGACACGGAAATCAATCCCACCGTTCCCGAAGACGCACAAGCTGACCAGATTCATCGTTCCATCGATCAACTCGCTGTTTTGAGAAACACCGCAATGTCCGGCGTGGCCGGTGCAGCCGTTGCTGCCAGCTATAACCACGTCGGAAGTCTGACTCTGACCGATTGGGAGCGCCTCGCGGCAGCTCCATCGTTGTGGCCGGTCGAAGGAATCGTGACCGGTTCGTTCGGTGAACGCATCGATCCGTTCAATGGTGAAGGCGCGTTCCACACTGGAGTCGACATATCGAGCCCGATGGGAACTCCGATCATCGCTCCTGCTGATGGCATCGTGAAAGCCACGCAGTACGTGAACGGCTACGGACGCACCATCATCATCGATCATGGCCACGGAATCAGCACTCTCTACGGACACCTTTCCGGATATAGCTCCACGGTCGGCGAATCTGTCCATCGCGGCGATGTAATCGGCTTCGTCGGCTCCAGCGGACGCAGCACCGGAGCCCACCTCCACTACGAAGTCCGCATTCACGACACACCTGTGAACCCGCACAAATACCTGCGCACTATCTGGGCGCGCAGCGGGCTGACCGGTGTGATGACGGGAATGTAG